A single genomic interval of Malania oleifera isolate guangnan ecotype guangnan chromosome 13, ASM2987363v1, whole genome shotgun sequence harbors:
- the LOC131146039 gene encoding two-component response regulator-like APRR9: protein MGEVVLSSDECMELDVLQEAKSTGREVDMEKMEDGSGGGGGLVRWERFLPRMALRVLLVEADDSTRQIIAALLRKCSYRVSAVPDGLKAWEVLRGRPHNIDLILTEVELPSISGFALLTLVMEHEICKNIPVIMMSSHDSISMVYKCMLRGAADFLVKPVRRNELKNLWQHVWRRQSQSSSGGNGPQDESVAEQKVEATAENNAGSNHSSGYKACIQRNKECIEKGSDAQSSCTKPDMEAESAYMENMQDPSQTKWRSLASDTELQRHDTDVELDQKLLMQENKAGGSAMALHKDANTVSWSKEAEQESQKEDPNNTSEACDNNDVLLNSSKEAIDLIGAFDNYSKCSYRNPGSNTVTSNFDSPPQLDLSLRRCHPLGSENQIANEKHTLNHSNASAFSRYINRTMPPVRPALAGVCNQQKECATDSDKHLPTCLPANNSDPPGPSPTLLSQRTINAMATSQSGQAETAIPCPQQRVFPVPVPVRGIKIDNICAGYGSAIFCAQSGPSPLHSPTSASQQDGSIQVNRFHQSSFETSSSKQLFEPFGQNATTNLNHQIRHNQEHKLESLDDRGHFSPATDQSGSSSLCNGTASHLNSIGCGSICGSNGTVNPVSVGTTSHLNSIGCGSICGSNGAEGGNEEGLFARDGNLHRSIQREAALTKFRLKRKDRCFEKKVRYESRKKLAEQRPRVKGQFVRQVPTDPRPVENNNFCGNSLDG from the exons ATGGGGGAAGTCGTTTTGAGCAGTGACGAGTGTATGGAGTTGGACGTGCTGCAGGAGGCCAAGTCCACGGGAAGAGAGGTAGATATGGAGAAGATGGAGGATGGGTCTGGAGGCGGTGGGGGTCTTGTGAGGTGGGAGAGGTTTCTTCCTCGGATGGCTCTGAGGGTCTTGCTGGTGGAAGCTGATGATTCTACTAGGCAAATTATCGCTGCTCTGCTCAGGAAATGCAGTTACAGAG TTTCTGCTGTTCCTGATGGCTTAAAGGCATGGGAGGTACTGAGGGGAAGACCCCACAACATAGACCTCATACTGACAGAAGTGGAATTGCCATCAATATCTGGATTTGCTCTCCTTACTTTGGTTATGGAGCACGAGATCTGCAAAAACATTCCTGTTATAA TGATGTCCTCACATGATTCAATTAGTATGGTTTACAAATGCATGCTGAGAGGCGCTGCTGACTTTCTTGTTAAGCCTGTCAGGAGGAATGAGCTGAAGAATTTGTGGCAGCATGTTTGGAGAAGGCAATCT CAATCGAGCAGTGGTGGAAATGGCCCCCAGGATGAGAGTGTTGCAGAACAAAAGGTTGAAGCCACTGCTGAAAACAATGCTGGAAGTAATCATTCAAGTGGTTATAAGGCTTGTATTCAGAGAAATAAAGAATGCATTGAGAAAGGGAGTGATGCTCAG AGCTCTTGTACAAAGCCAGACATGGAAGCTGAGAGTGCATACATGGAAAATATGCAGGATCCCTCACAAACAAAATGGAGATCGCTTGCGAGTGACACAGAGTTACAGAGGCATGATACAGATGTTGAATTGGATCAGAAATTGCTTATGCAGGAGAACAAAGCTGGGG GATCCGCAATGGCTTTGCACAAGGATGCTAACACAGTTTCCTGGAGCAAGGAAGCAGAGCAAGAAAGTCAAAAGGAGGATCCTAATAACACTAGTGAAGCTTGTGACAACAACGATGTGCTTCTTAACTCTTCTAAAGAAGCCATTGACTTGATAGGAGCATTTGACAACTATTCAAAATGCAGTTACAGAAACCCTGGTTCAAATACTGTCACGAGCAACTTTGATTCTCCTCCACAATTGGATCTTTCCTTGCGAAGATGTCATCCTCTTGGCTCTGAAAATCAGATTGCAAATGAGAAGCACACCCTAAACCATTCCAATGCATCAGCCTTTTCACG GTATATTAACAGGACAATGCCACCTGTACGCCCTGCACTGGCTGGTGTTTGTAATCAGCAGAAGGAATGTGCTACTGATTCTGATAAACATTTACCCACTTGTCTTCCTGCTAATAATTCTGATCCTCCTGGGCCAAGTCCGACGCTACTCAGTCAGAGAACTATAAATGCCATGGCTACTAGTCAATCTGGACAAGCAGAAACTGCCATTCCTTGCCCTCAACAGAGAGTATTTCCTGTTCCAGTCCCGGTTAGAGGCATAAAGATTGATAATATCTGTGCTGGATATGGGTCTGCAATATTTTGCGCACAATCTGGCCCATCACCATTGCATAGTCCAACCTCAGCCAGCCAGCAGGATGGTTCCATACAAGTGAATCGATTTCATCAGTCCAGTTTTGAAACCAGTAGTTCCAAACAACTTTTTGAACCATTTGGTCAGAATGCCACCACCAATCTGAACCACCAAATTAGACACAATCAAGAGCACAAGCTTGAATCATTGGATGATCGAGGACATTTTTCGCCTGCCACTGATCAGAGTGGAAGTAGCAGTTTGTGCAATGGCACAGCAAGTCATCTTAACAGCATTGGGTGTGGTAGCATTTGTGGAAGTAATGGCACTGTCAATCCTGTTTCTGTTGGCACGACAAGTCATCTTAACAGCATTGGGTGTGGTAGCATTTGTGGAAGTAATGGTGCTGAGGGTGGGAATGAAGAAGGTTTGTTTGCTCGCGATGGAAACTTGCATCGATCCATTCAAAGAGAAGCAGCTTTGACCAAATTTCGATTGAAAAGGAAAGACAGATGCTTTGAGAAGAag GTTCGTTACGAAAGCAGAAAGAAGCTTGCAGAGCAGCGTCCCCGAGTGAAAGGACAGTTTGTTCGTCAGGTGCCCACTGATCCCCGACCTGTGGAAAACAATAATTTCTGTGGCAATTCATTGGACGGTTAG